One genomic region from Oncorhynchus clarkii lewisi isolate Uvic-CL-2024 chromosome 21, UVic_Ocla_1.0, whole genome shotgun sequence encodes:
- the LOC139379622 gene encoding microsomal glutathione S-transferase 1-like isoform X2, which produces MKETPSLIDSEVFLAFSTYATVVVLKMMLMSPMTAYFRFTRKCFANMEDTGMAKTPEDKKRMLRVDPDVERVRRCHQNDLENIIPFVVVGLLYTLTGPDLSTALLHFRVFVGSRLFHTVAYILPLPQPSRGLAWMVGMGATFSMAYRVLSSTHL; this is translated from the exons ATGAAGGAAACGCCATCGTTGATAGACAGCGAGGTGTTCCTGGCTTTCTCTACTTACGCCACTGTCGTCGTCCTCAAGATGATGCTGATGTCTCCTATGACTGCATACTTCCGCTTCACGAGAAAG TGTTTTGCCAACATGGAAGACACAGGGATGGCTAAGACTCCAGAGGACAAGAAGAGGATGCTGAGAGTTGACCCGGATGTGGAACGTGTGAGAAG atGCCACCAGAACGACCTGGAGAACATCATCCCGTTCGTAGTGGTTGGTCTGCTGTATACCCTGACGGGGCCCGACCTCTCCACTGCTCTGCTCCACTTCCGGGTGTTTGTTGGTTCCAGGCTCTTCCACACGGTGGCCTACATCCTCCCCCTGCCCCAGCCCAGCAGAGGTCTAGCTTGGATGGTTGGCATGGGCGCTACCTTCTCCATGGCATACAGAGTGCTAAGCTCAACGCATCTCTGA
- the LOC139379622 gene encoding microsomal glutathione S-transferase 1-like isoform X1, translated as METVTSDTKMKETPSLIDSEVFLAFSTYATVVVLKMMLMSPMTAYFRFTRKCFANMEDTGMAKTPEDKKRMLRVDPDVERVRRCHQNDLENIIPFVVVGLLYTLTGPDLSTALLHFRVFVGSRLFHTVAYILPLPQPSRGLAWMVGMGATFSMAYRVLSSTHL; from the exons ATGGAAACGGTCACG AGTGACACCAAGATGAAGGAAACGCCATCGTTGATAGACAGCGAGGTGTTCCTGGCTTTCTCTACTTACGCCACTGTCGTCGTCCTCAAGATGATGCTGATGTCTCCTATGACTGCATACTTCCGCTTCACGAGAAAG TGTTTTGCCAACATGGAAGACACAGGGATGGCTAAGACTCCAGAGGACAAGAAGAGGATGCTGAGAGTTGACCCGGATGTGGAACGTGTGAGAAG atGCCACCAGAACGACCTGGAGAACATCATCCCGTTCGTAGTGGTTGGTCTGCTGTATACCCTGACGGGGCCCGACCTCTCCACTGCTCTGCTCCACTTCCGGGTGTTTGTTGGTTCCAGGCTCTTCCACACGGTGGCCTACATCCTCCCCCTGCCCCAGCCCAGCAGAGGTCTAGCTTGGATGGTTGGCATGGGCGCTACCTTCTCCATGGCATACAGAGTGCTAAGCTCAACGCATCTCTGA